A genomic stretch from Tenrec ecaudatus isolate mTenEca1 chromosome X, mTenEca1.hap1, whole genome shotgun sequence includes:
- the GPR101 gene encoding putative G-protein coupled receptor 101 encodes MASNCTNSTHTIDNSSSSPSCTPLSKMPISLAHGIIRSTVLVVFLVVAFVGNVVLGMALQRKPHLLQVANRFIFNLLITDLLQVLLVGPWVVATSMPFLWPLNYHFCTALVSLTHLFAFASVNTIVVVSIDRYLAIIHPLSYPSKMTPRKGSMLMYGTWMVAILQSTPPLYGWGKAAFDERNALCSMIWGDSPSYTTLSVVSFIIIPLMVMIGCYSVVFNAARRQHALLYNVKSHSVEVQAKDGGKESEEKELKKGTCQQESKVKGQGDSKAKNKVGSVEAEEGNVKAKDVKKTSKGSLEAKEGSVKADQDHCGIDMEEDGPEFGEGIHFNEDDIEAMNLPESLPGSRRNSCSHLRLPKFYECKAAKVIFLIIFSYVLSLGPYCFLGVLAVWVDVQTQVPQWVITIIIWLFFLQCCIHPYIYGYMHKTIRKEIQAIVKKVCGKETAPKDDLPGTEAGTDGGKIIPSHDSAT; translated from the coding sequence ATGGCGTCGAACTGCACCAACAGCACCCACACGATTGACAACAGCAGCAGTAGCCCCTCGTGCACCCCCCTCTCAAAAATGCCCATCAGCCTGGCGCACGGCATCATCCGCTCCACTGTGCTGGTGGTTTTCCTGGTGGTGGCATTTGTCGGCAACGTTGTGCTAGGGATGGCGCTGCAGCGTAAGCCGCATCTGCTGCAGGTGGCCAACCGCTTCATTTTCAACCTCCTCATCACCGACCTGCTGCAGGTTTTGCTTGTGGGCCCCTGGGTGGTGGCCACCTCCATGCCTTTTTTGTGGCCCCTCAACTACCATTTCTGCACGGCCCTGGTGAGCCTCACTCACCTGTTTGCCTTTGCCAGTGTCAACACCATCGTGGTGGTGTCCATAGATCGCTACCTGGCCATCATCCACCCTCTCTCCTACCCATCCAAGATGACCCCACGCAAGGGCTCCATGCTTATGTATGGCACTTGGATGGTGGCCATTCTGCAAAGCACCCCCCCACTCTATGGCTGGGGTAAGGCTGCCTTTGACGAACGCAATGCCCTCTGCTCCATGATCTGGGGGGACAGCCCCAGTTACACCACCCTCAGTGTCGTGTCCTTCATCATCATCCCACTGATGGTCATGATTGGCTGCTACTCCGTGGTGTTCAATGCAGCCCGTCGGCAGCACGCTCTGCTGTACAACGTCAAGAGCCACAGCGTGGAAGTGCAGGCCAAGGATGGTGGGAAGGAGAGTGAAGAGAAAGAGCTGAAGAAAGGCACATGCCAGCAGGAGAGCAAGGTCAAAGGCCAAGGGGACAGCAAGGCCAAGAACAAAGTGGGCAGTGTGGAGGCCGAAGAAGGCAACGTGAAGGCCAAGGATGTTAAGAAGACCAGCAAAGGCAGCCTGGAGGCCAAGGAGGGCAGCGTGAAGGCAGACCAGGACCACTGCGGCATTGACATGGAAGAAGATGGCCCGGAGTTTGGCGAAGGGATCCATTTCAATGAGGATGACATTGAGGCCATGAATCTCCCGGAGAGCCTTCCAGGCAGTCGGCGAAACAGCTGCAGCCACCTTCGTCTGCCTAAGTTCTACGAGTGCAAGGCTGCCAAAGTTATCTTTCTCATCATTTTCTCCTACGTGCTCTCCCTCGGGCCCTACTGCTTTCTAGGGGTCCTGGCCGTCTGGGTAGATGTCCAAACCCAGGTACCCCAGTGGGTCATCACCATAATAATCTGGCTTTTCTTCCTGCAGTGCTGCATCCACCCATACATTTATGGTTACATGCATAAAACCATCAGGAAG